The following are from one region of the Macaca thibetana thibetana isolate TM-01 chromosome 2, ASM2454274v1, whole genome shotgun sequence genome:
- the TMEM41A gene encoding transmembrane protein 41A, translating to MRPLLGLLLVFAGCTFALYLLSTRLPRGRRLGSTEEAGGRSLWFPSDLAELRELSEVLRDYRKEHQAYVFLLFCSAYLYKQGFAIPGSSFLNVLAGALFGPWLGLLLCCVLTSVGATCCYLLSSIFGKQLVVSYFPDKVALLQRKVEENRNSLFFFLLFLRLFPMTPNWFLNLSAPILNIPIVQFFFSVLIGLIPYNFICVQTGSILSTLTSLDALFSWDTVFKLLAIAMVALIPGTLIKKFSQKHLQLNETSTANHIHSRKDT from the exons ATGCGCCCGCTGCTCGGCCTCCTTCTGGTCTTCGCTGGCTGCACCTTCGCCTTGTACTTGCTGTCGACGCGACTGCCCCGCGGGCGGAGACTGGGCTCCACcgaggaggctggaggcag GTCCCTGTGGTTCCCCTCCGACCTGGCAGAGCTGCGGGAACTCTCTGAGGTCCTTCGAGACTACCGGAAGGAGCACCAGGCCTACGTGTTCCTGCTCTTCTGCAGTGCCTACCTCTACAAACAGGGCTTTGCCATCCCCGGCTCCAGCTTCCTG AATGTTTTAGCTGGTGCCTTGTTTGGGCCGTGGCTGGGGCTTCTGCTGTGTTGTGTGTTGACCTCGGTGGGTGCCACATGCTGCTACCTGCTCTCCAGTATTTTTGGCAAACAGTTGGTGGTGTCCTACTTTCCTGATAAAGTGGCCCTGCTGCAGAGAAAG GTGGAGGAGAACAGAAAcagcttgttttttttcttattgtttttgagacTTTTCCCCATGACACCAAACTGGTTCTTGAACCTCTCGGCCCCAATTCTGAACATCCCCATCGTACAGTTCTTCTTCTCAGTTCTTATCG GTTTGATCCCATACAATTTCATCTGTGTGCAGACAGGCTCCATCCTGTCAACCCTAACCTCTCTGGATGCTCTTTTCTCCTGGGACACTGTCTTTAAGCTATTGGCCATTGCCATGGTGGCATTAATTCCTGGAACCCTCATTAAAAAATTTAGTCAGAAACATCTGCAATTGAATGAAACAAGCACTGCTAATCACATACACAGTAGAAAAGACACGTGA